In one window of Stigmatopora argus isolate UIUO_Sarg chromosome 19, RoL_Sarg_1.0, whole genome shotgun sequence DNA:
- the irak1bp1 gene encoding interleukin-1 receptor-associated kinase 1-binding protein 1 homolog, translating to MINRYRLFPDGAQPIPSVRPIGVVEPEHGIVQTRVGNGQNPAGSLVRELQVTGTAEVSSPADRASVRLSVGNSKGTVNEATTSVSRRLEYILQAVRQHGVREDDLTVRKFLHRDEELYHMNAEVTVTFSDFDKMEQACSVLLEKLDKTVLVGPPRFFHSTECLNHVRQSVCVSAVENAHQKASRISQLLGQTLGAPTLVREEETREWKSHNDDDDDDDEDGRRRLGQNIASTQAGCLPCIPSITASSRVSVYFRMRDGNKKKFS from the exons ATGATCAACCGGTACCGGCTATTTCCCGATGGAGCGCAGCCTATCCCTTCTGTCAGGCCCATTGGCGTGGTTGAACCCGAGCATGGTATCGTCCAGACGCGGGTTGGGAATGGACAAAACCCCGCCGGGAGCCTGGTGCGGGAGCTCCAGGTGACAGGGACGGCGGAGGTTAGCTCCCCGGCAGACAGAGCATCTGTGCGGCTCAGTGTGGGCAACAGCAAGGGGACTGTCAATGAGGCCACCACCAGCGTGTCACGACGGCTGGAATACATTTTACAAGCAGTCAG ACAACATGGAGTCCGAGAAGATGACCTCACCGTGAGAAAGTTCCTTCACCGGGATGAAGAATTGTATCATATGAATGCAGAG GTGACTGTCACTTTCTCTGACTTTGACAAGATGGAGCAAGCATGTAGTGTCCTGCTGGAAAAATTGGACAAAACTGTCTTGGTGGGACCGCCTCGATTTTTCCACAGCACCGAATGTCTCAACCATGTCAG GCAGAGCGTGTGCGTCTCAGCAGTGGAGAATGCCCATCAGAAGGCCAGCAGAATCAGCCAATTGCTGGGGCAAACCCTGGGTGCGCCTACCCTGGTTCGAGAGGAGGAGACACGGGAGTGGAAGAGccacaatgatgatgatgacgatgatgatgaggacggcAGAAGAAGACTGGGTCAAAATATTGCCTCCACCCAGGCTGGTTGCCTTCCTTGCATACCCAGCATCACTGCCTCCTCGCGGGTGTCCGTCTACTTCCGAATGCGTGATGGAAATAAGAAGAAATTCTCCTAA
- the LOC144064465 gene encoding uncharacterized protein LOC144064465: MPQVTLTTVMQLVLLLSAFPAQYLILEWSGSTVAQRFHSMARLIHVWKDWSSYLNVSVWSNWINLLLSEVWSVSDMEEDDGTQSVDIKAMMLDNDQGFFGASKVARSPRPPYVFLRVGEVVMERRSHQVGVVVSWDAEMRAPPKWLDWIYRKSEDVAAKTPHYKVYFGGPGANHIVVAYLPQTQLKRLTGTRPKIPSLDNFFSHFDGDRFVPQPWLREIFPEDIDDG; this comes from the exons ATGCCGCAAGTGACCTTGACCACAGTTATGCAGCTTGTGCTGCTGCTATCAGCCTTCCCTGCTCAATACTTAATTTTGGAATGGAGCGGCAGCACAGTAGCACAGCGCTTCCACTCAATGGCACG GTTGATTCATGTGTGGAAAGATTGGAGTTCTTACCTGAATGTTTCTGTATGGAGCAATTGGATCAATCTGCTGCTTTCCGAAGTGTG GTCTGTGTCCGATATGGAAGAAGATGATGGAACCCAGTCGGTCGATATAAAAGCCATGATGCTCGACAATGATCAGGGGTTCTTTGGAG CATCTAAGGTGGCGCGCAGTCCACGACCGCCTTATGTCTTCCTGCGGGTGGGCGAAGTGGTGATGGAGCGTAGGAGCCACCAGGTGGGCGTGGTGGTGAGCTGGGACGCAGAGATGAGGGCACCACCCAAGTGGCTAGACTGGATCTACAGAAAATCAGAG GATGTTGCAGCAAAGACTCCTCATTACAAAGTTTACTTCGGTGGGCCAGGGGCTAACCATATAGTGGTGGCTTACCTGCCCCAGACTCAACTCAAACGCCTCACTGGAACCAGA CCGAAAATTCCCAGTTTGGATAATTTCTTCAGTCATTTTGACGGCGACCGCTTTGTGCCTCAACCGTGGCTCAGAGAGATTTTCCCCGAGGACATCGATGATGGTTGA
- the wdcp gene encoding WD repeat and coiled-coil-containing protein, translated as MDLGKAKLLRSGINTLHQAIHPVHGVAWTDGKQVCLTTLYFQRGEAKFGDTNVIGQFEHVLGLFWGPLCCPDSPALLAVQHKKHVSVWQLQLSTLEQNKLLCTQTCEMSEPFPLLAQGCVWHPKMDILALLTKRDASVLFSVRVDNRRTKADIKGSGLIHCACWTKDGTRLVVAIGTALHSYIWNDIHKNLMPCSFCPIFDIGGYICAIEATGDSQVAVATELPLEKLCGLNASMVFDVEPSRDQTPENDLSPDSRRLSFDLSERSHTPTSGPLDLTHLLAKHRRSDPSPLIHLRRKDAVTGSGQDASHLVLINYERKVVTTRKVSIPGILVPDLVAFDPRASTVAVASNTCNMMLVYRITTSAMPNIQQISLQAGDRPKGVCFLSDKVLLMMVGRQKSIDPAFLPSSNTEKYTLRLVTKELDGEGAPSLLNAEPTSNMTRIRRHSDHQPKEDKERVGIKDLILPGSGVVPRSPRSRRRLVEEVRSPEPTPEHSCADFSSSERTPSVAPENLDLGRMTSLMTGGPASRDSSRAGSPRPETLPSGSSREKGLEHLIFNMERLFARFADVQHCLGEIRDYAQNGKKIPSSYPAASEPPYLNITCQKQLSENVFIDERRPVLLCDGKLCLRAVLELFNLTAVEMLHGPLWIVLVADADGFVPLTFKSRDELTIRNGKRKSTLRTPGSPETSCPPSPVPCNNLNTTTTEGSTVFGV; from the exons ATGGACCTGGGCAAGGCCAAGCTGCTGCGGAGCGGCATCAACACACTGCACCAGGCCATCCACCCCGTCCACGGCGTTGCCTGGACCGACGGCAAGCAGGTGTGCCTGACAACGCTCTACTTTCAACGCGGCGAGGCAAAGTTTGGCGACACCAACGTCATCGGGCAGTTTGAGCACGTTTTGGGGCTCTTCTGGGGCCCGCTTTGTTGCCCCGACTCGCCCGCCCTACTGGCCGTGCAGCACAAGAAGCATGTTAGCGTGTGGCAGCTGCAGCTCAGTACGTTGGAACAGAACAAGCTGCTCTGCACGCAGACCTGCGAGATGAGCGAGCCCTTCCCGTTGCTCGCGCAGGGTTGCGTGTGGCACCCCAAAATGGACATTCTGGCCCTCTTGACTAAGCGGGATGCCTCAGTGCTATTCTCAGTGCGGGTAGACAACAGGAGGACCAAGGCGGATATTAAGGGTAGTGGTTTGATCCACTGTGCATGTTGGACTAAAGACGGCACCCGCTTGGTGGTGGCTATAGGTACCGCGCTCCACTCCTACATCTGGAACGACATCCACAAAAACCTGATGCCCTGCTCCTTCTGTCCCATTTTTGACATTGGGGGCTACATCTGCGCCATAGAGGCAACAGGGGACTCACAGGTTGCCGTGGCGACCGAGCTGCCATTGGAGAAGCTGTGCGGGTTGAACGCCAGCATGGTCTTTGACGTGGAGCCCTCACGGGACCAGACGCCGGAAAATGACCTTTCCCCAGACTCCAGACGGCTATCGTTCGACCTTTCCGAAAGGTCCCATACACCCACCTCGGGCCCTCTGGATCTCACCCACCTCCTGGCCAAGCATCGGCGGTCCGACCCCAGCCCGCTTATCCACCTGCGGCGGAAGGACGCCGTGACCGGCTCCGGTCAGGACGCCTCGCATCTGGTGCTGATCAACTACGAGCGCAAGGTGGTCACCACCCGCAAAGTCAGCATCCCGGGCATCCTGGTGCCGGATTTGGTAGCTTTCGATCCGCGCGCTTCCACCGTGGCCGTGGCCTCCAACACCTGCAACATGATGCTGGTGTACCGGATCACTACTTCGGCCATGCCTAACATCCAGCAGATTTCGCTGCAGGCCGGCGACAGGCCCAAGGGGGTGTGCTTCCTCAGCGACAAGGTGCTCCTGATGATGGTCGGCCGGCAGAAGTCTATCGACCCCGCCTTCCTTCCATCTTCTAACACGGAAAAGTACACACTGCGCCTGGTGACCAAAGAGCTTGACGGAGAGGGTGCCCCCTCCCTTCTTAATGCAGAGCCTACTTCGAATATGACAAGGATTAGGAGGCACTCAGACCACCAGCCCAAGGAGGACAAGGAACGAGTGGGGATAAAGGACTTGATTCTGCCCGGTTCGGGAGTAGTCCCCCGCTCACCCAGGAGCAGACGGAGACTCGTGGAAGAGGTGAGGAGTCCCGAGCCCACTCCCGAGCACAGCTGTGCGGATTTTTCCTCTTCGGAAAGAACCCCCTCAGTCGCCCCGGAGAATTTGGACCTGGGCCGCATGACTAGCCTGATGACAGGCGGCCCGGCCAGTAGGGACTCCAGCCGGGCCGGATCCCCTCGCCCAGAGACCCTCCCCAGCGGGTCTTCCAGGGAGAAGGGCCTGGAGCATCTCATCTTCAACATGGAGCGACTGTTCGCTCGCTTCGCCGATGTGCAGCATTGTCTGGGAGAGATCCGAGACTATGCTCAAAACGGCAAGAAGATTCCGAGCTCTTACCCGGCCGCCTCCGAGCCCCCTTATCTCAACATCACATGCCAG AAGCAGCTGTCTGAGAATGTCTTCATCGACGAGCGTCGCCCTGTGCTGTTGTGCGATGGCAAGCTGTGTCTGCGTGCTGTTCTGGAGCTTTTCAACCTCACCGCTGTGGAGATGCTGCATG GTCCCCTGTGGATTGTCCTGGTGGCCGACGCAGACGGCTTTGTGCCCCTGACCTTTAAGTCCAGAGACGAGCTCACCATACGTAACGGAAAGCGCAAATCTACTTTGCGCACCCCTGGAAGCCCAGAGACCTCTTGCCCACCCAGTCCAGTCCCCTGCAACAACCTCAACACCACCACAACTGAGGGTTCTACGGTTTTTGGGGTCTGA